The following coding sequences lie in one Arachis stenosperma cultivar V10309 chromosome 5, arast.V10309.gnm1.PFL2, whole genome shotgun sequence genomic window:
- the LOC130982578 gene encoding lysophospholipid acyltransferase 1-like: MEELQMDSMAAAIGVSVPVLRFLLCFVVTIPLSFLSRFVPYGFSKNLYSAAVGVILSYLSFGLSSNLHFLVPMSLGYVSMLLYRPRCGILTFFLGFGYLIGCHVYYMSGDAWKEGGIDATGALMVLTLKVISCAFNYNDGLLKEEGLREAQKKNRLIKLPSLIEYIGYCLCCGTHFAGPVYEMKDYLDWAEGKGLWSTEAKGRSASPYGATLRAILQAGFCMALYLYLVPYFPLSRFNDPIYQEWGFWKRLGYQYMSGFTARWKYYFIWSISEATVIISGLGFSGWTASTPPKPRWDRAKNVDIIGVEFAKSAVVLPLVWNIQVSTWLRHYVYDRLVQNGKKPGFFQLLATQTISAIWHGLYPGYIIFFVQSALMIAGSRVIYRWQQAVPSAIKNVLVFINFAYTLLVLNYSCIGFMVLSLHETLASFRSVHFVGTVVPIAMILLGSIIKPGKPVRSKGRKEQ; this comes from the exons ATGGAGGAGCTGCAGATGGATTCCATGGCGGCAGCCATAGGGGTTTCTGTTCCCGTGCTTCGCTTCCTTCTGTGCTTCGTTGTCACCATTCCTCTCAGCTTCCTCTCCCGCTTCGTCCCCTATGGCTTCTCCAAGAACCTCTACTCCGCCGCCGTCGGCGTCATCCTCTCCTACCTCTCCTTTGGTCTCTCCTCCAACCTCCACTTCCTGGTTCCCATGTCACTCGGCTACGTTTCCATGCTTCTCTATCGCCCCCGCTGCGGCATCCTCACCTTCTTCCTCGGATTCGGTTACCTCATTGGCTG CCATGTATATTACATGAGCGGTGATGCATGGAAGGAAGGGGGTATCGATGCCACCG GGGCCTTGATGGTTTTGACTCTTAAAGTCATCTCTTGTGCGTTTAATTATAATGATGGATTACTGAAGGAGGAAGGTTTGCGAGAGGCTCAGAAGAAAAACCGTTTGATTAAATTGCCTTCACTAATTGAATACATTGGTTACTGCCTCTGTTGTGGCACTCACTTTGCTGGCCCGGTTTATGAAATGAAGGATTATCTCGATTGGGCAGAAGGAAAAGGG CTTTGGAGCACCGAAGCAAAAGGGCGATCTGCATCACCATATGGGGCAACCTTACGAGCTATCCTGCAAGCTGGTTTTTGCATGGCCTTGTATTTATATCTGGTGCCATACTTTCCTCTTTCCAGGTTTAATGATCCTATATACCAAGAATGGGGATTCTGGAAACGGTTGGGTTACCAATATATGTCTGGTTTCACAGCACGCTGGAAATATTATTTCATCTGGTCGATTTCAGAGGCTACTGTGATCATTTCTGGGCTGGGTTTTAGTGGCTGGACAGCATCTACTCCGCCAAAGCCCCGCTGGGATCGAGCAAAGAATGTAGATATAATAGGTGTTGAGTTTGCCAAGAGTGCAGTCGTGTTGCCACTTGTGTGGAACATTCAAGTCAGCACCTGGCTTCGTCATT ATGTTTATGATAGGCTTGTTCAGAATGGGAAGAAACCTGGTTTCTTTCAGTTACTTGCCACACAGACCATCAGTGCTATATGGCAT GGATTATATCCTGGTTACATCATATTCTTCGTTCAGTCAGCATTGATGATTGCTGGTTCCCGAG TCATTTACAGATGGCAGCAAGCAGTGCCTTCAGCAATTAAGAATGTGTTGGTGTTCATCAATTTTGCCTATACACTTTTGGTTCTGAACTACTCGTGTATTGGTTTCATG GTATTAAGTCTGCATGAAACTCTGGCATCATTCAGAAGTGTGCACTTTGTTGGAACTGTTGTTCCTATTGCCATGATTCTTCTTGGATCCATAATCAAGCCTGGAAAACCTGTCAGATCCAAAGGTCGGAAGGAGCAGTGA